One part of the Pyrinomonadaceae bacterium genome encodes these proteins:
- a CDS encoding sulfatase-like hydrolase/transferase, with protein sequence MKFTRRNFLGGLATSATLLLQRNATSGKTDLPAASPKPSRVNRPNVIFILADDLGWGDLSCYGRPDYRTPNLDLLASQGARFTDAYSASAVCTPTRVGFITGRYPARLKIGLLEPLPANNLTVGLDPGHPTIASLLKTSGYDTALIGKWHLGFRPEWGPNAHGFDEFFGNLAGAVDYHLHKTGRGAPDLYENLKPVEQHGYMTDLLTERAVEYVRRRRTKPFYLSLHYTAPHWPWQDRKGGERITFTDKTIEPITMGGGGSLKLYAEMMRSLDEGVGRVLQALSAAGKDRNTLVIFTSDNGGERFSYQWPFSGRKGDLLEGGIRVPAILRWPGVIPANRVTHQAAISMDWTATILAATETKPADGYALDGIDLLPIVKGSSPVEDRTFFWRIYDQDAVRHGNWKYLRSGNQRRLFDLSVDHHEQAEFGKKNPDVLQRLISEFDNWNRQMLPRIDRANPLRT encoded by the coding sequence ATGAAATTTACTCGCCGGAACTTCCTGGGTGGGCTAGCGACGAGTGCGACCCTGCTTTTGCAACGTAACGCTACCTCGGGCAAAACGGATTTGCCTGCCGCTTCGCCAAAACCTTCGCGAGTGAATCGTCCCAATGTCATCTTCATTCTTGCCGATGATCTCGGGTGGGGCGATCTCAGCTGTTACGGTCGGCCAGACTATCGGACTCCCAATCTGGATCTGCTTGCTTCACAAGGCGCGAGGTTTACCGACGCATATTCTGCTTCAGCCGTCTGCACTCCCACACGCGTTGGATTTATTACCGGTCGATACCCGGCGCGGTTGAAGATCGGCTTACTCGAGCCGTTGCCCGCGAACAACCTGACCGTGGGCCTGGATCCGGGCCACCCGACGATCGCTTCACTTCTTAAAACGAGTGGCTATGACACAGCGCTGATCGGAAAGTGGCATCTCGGCTTTCGCCCTGAGTGGGGACCGAATGCGCATGGCTTCGACGAATTTTTTGGGAATCTCGCCGGCGCGGTAGATTATCACCTGCACAAGACCGGTCGCGGTGCGCCTGATCTTTATGAGAATCTAAAACCCGTTGAGCAGCATGGTTATATGACCGATTTGCTTACTGAGCGGGCGGTTGAATACGTTCGCCGGCGTCGAACCAAGCCGTTCTACTTGAGTCTTCATTACACGGCTCCGCACTGGCCCTGGCAGGATCGCAAAGGCGGCGAACGGATCACCTTCACCGACAAAACCATTGAACCGATAACCATGGGCGGCGGCGGCTCTCTCAAGTTGTATGCGGAAATGATGCGTAGTTTGGATGAAGGTGTCGGTCGTGTGCTGCAAGCTTTAAGCGCTGCGGGCAAGGACCGAAATACTCTGGTGATCTTTACGAGCGATAACGGCGGCGAGCGCTTCTCGTATCAATGGCCCTTCTCCGGCAGGAAAGGAGATCTGTTGGAAGGTGGCATTCGCGTTCCGGCAATTCTTCGCTGGCCGGGCGTCATTCCGGCTAATCGCGTTACTCATCAAGCGGCGATCTCGATGGACTGGACGGCGACCATTCTCGCGGCGACGGAAACAAAACCGGCAGACGGTTATGCGTTGGATGGAATTGACTTGTTACCGATAGTTAAAGGATCGAGTCCGGTTGAGGACCGCACGTTCTTCTGGCGCATCTACGATCAGGATGCGGTGCGTCATGGGAACTGGAAGTATCTTCGCAGCGGTAATCAGCGTCGTCTATTTGACTTGTCAGTCGATCACCACGAGCAAGCTGAGTTTGGGAAGAAGAACCCGGACGTGCTGCAGCGGCTCATCTCGGAATTTGATAATTGGAACCGGCAGATGTTGCCGCGTATCGACAGAGCAAACCCGTTAAG